One Streptomyces sp. NBC_00223 genomic window carries:
- the ahcY gene encoding adenosylhomocysteinase, producing the protein MTVSLTADSAGSVSDFKVADITLAAAGRKEIELAEHEMPGLMALREEFGPQQPLAGKRIAGSLHMTVQTAVLIETLVALGADVRWASCNIFSTQDQAAAAVVAGPDGTAENPKGSSVFAWKGETLEEYWWCAEQLLTWPDGSGPHSIVDDGGDATLLVHLGVEYEAAGAVPQPTEDDSEEHRIVLDVLRRSLVETPSKYTAMAKSIVGVTEETTNGVNRLYQLAKAGNLLFTGINVNDSVTKSKFDNKYGIRHSLVDGINRGTDVMIAGKLAVICGYGDVGKGAVESLRGQGARVVVTEIDPICALQAAMDGLSVQSLDSVIASGDIFITTTGNRDIIMAEHMAKMKHNAIVGNVGHFDNEIDMAGLAKVPGIKKIEIKPQVHEWVFPDGKSIIVLSEGRLLNLGNATGHPSFVMSCSFANQTIAQIELHTKGEAYQAKVYTLPKHLDEKVARLHLDALDVELTVLTDKQAAYLGVDVEGPFKPDHYRY; encoded by the coding sequence GTGACGGTCAGCCTCACCGCAGACAGCGCGGGCTCAGTGAGCGACTTCAAGGTCGCCGACATCACGCTCGCCGCAGCCGGACGCAAGGAAATCGAGCTCGCTGAGCACGAGATGCCCGGGCTCATGGCGCTGCGCGAGGAATTCGGTCCGCAACAGCCGCTGGCCGGCAAAAGGATCGCGGGCTCCCTGCACATGACCGTGCAGACGGCGGTCCTCATCGAGACCCTGGTCGCGCTCGGCGCGGATGTCCGCTGGGCGAGCTGCAACATCTTCTCCACCCAGGACCAGGCCGCCGCCGCGGTCGTGGCGGGCCCGGACGGCACGGCCGAGAACCCCAAGGGCAGCTCCGTGTTCGCCTGGAAGGGCGAGACGCTGGAGGAGTACTGGTGGTGCGCGGAGCAGCTGCTGACCTGGCCGGACGGATCGGGCCCGCACTCCATCGTCGACGACGGCGGTGACGCGACGCTGCTGGTGCACCTCGGGGTGGAGTACGAGGCCGCCGGAGCGGTGCCGCAGCCGACCGAGGACGACTCGGAGGAGCACAGGATCGTCCTCGACGTGCTGCGCCGCTCGCTGGTCGAGACCCCCTCGAAGTACACCGCGATGGCCAAGTCCATCGTCGGCGTCACCGAGGAGACCACCAACGGCGTCAACCGGCTGTACCAGCTCGCCAAGGCGGGCAACCTGCTCTTCACCGGTATCAACGTCAACGACTCGGTGACCAAGAGCAAGTTCGACAACAAGTACGGCATCCGGCATTCCCTGGTCGACGGCATCAACCGCGGCACGGACGTCATGATCGCGGGCAAGCTCGCGGTGATCTGCGGTTACGGCGACGTCGGAAAGGGCGCGGTGGAATCGCTGCGCGGCCAGGGCGCGCGCGTGGTGGTCACGGAGATCGACCCGATCTGCGCGTTGCAGGCCGCGATGGACGGTCTGTCGGTCCAGTCGCTGGACAGCGTGATCGCCTCCGGTGACATCTTCATCACCACCACCGGCAACCGGGACATCATCATGGCCGAGCACATGGCCAAGATGAAGCACAACGCGATCGTCGGGAACGTCGGGCACTTCGACAACGAGATCGACATGGCCGGTCTCGCCAAGGTCCCCGGCATCAAGAAGATCGAGATCAAGCCGCAGGTGCACGAGTGGGTGTTCCCCGACGGCAAGTCCATCATCGTGCTGAGCGAGGGCCGGCTGCTCAACCTGGGCAATGCCACGGGCCACCCCAGCTTCGTGATGTCGTGCTCCTTCGCGAACCAGACGATCGCCCAGATCGAGCTGCACACCAAGGGCGAGGCGTACCAGGCCAAGGTCTACACGCTGCCCAAGCACCTGGACGAGAAGGTGGCCAGGCTGCACCTGGACGCCCTCGACGTCGAGCTCACCGTCCTCACCGACAAGCAGGCCGCCTACCTCGGGGTCGATGTCGAGGGACCGTTCAAGCCGGACCACTACCGCTACTGA
- a CDS encoding RraA family protein yields the protein MRTVYNTLVRPPAESLDALREVLLPEYSPSCLVSDAHPEVGAIGGFLSVKREHRVIGPALTIDLPEDGLVDILPVLPTARPGDVIVLACYGNTRMAMWGGVMATLARMAGIAGVVVDGAVRDVDELRDLDFPIWYRATAPRRCPPTAPDADRPVQVNVPVRIGDEIIRPGDIVVAEENGVGVIPPPLAGEVVAETRRLLAKEGVIRDKINNGAGLAELLAEFGHL from the coding sequence GTGCGGACCGTCTACAACACCCTCGTCCGGCCGCCCGCGGAGAGCCTCGACGCGCTGCGCGAGGTGCTGCTGCCGGAGTACAGCCCGAGCTGCCTGGTCTCCGACGCGCATCCGGAGGTGGGCGCGATCGGCGGCTTCCTCTCCGTCAAGCGGGAGCACCGGGTCATCGGCCCGGCGCTGACCATCGACCTGCCCGAGGACGGCCTGGTCGACATCCTGCCGGTGCTGCCGACCGCGCGACCGGGCGACGTCATCGTGCTCGCCTGCTACGGCAACACCCGGATGGCCATGTGGGGCGGCGTGATGGCGACGCTGGCGCGGATGGCGGGGATCGCCGGCGTGGTGGTCGACGGCGCCGTCCGCGACGTCGACGAACTGCGGGATCTGGACTTCCCGATCTGGTACCGGGCCACCGCGCCGCGCCGCTGCCCGCCGACGGCGCCGGACGCGGACCGTCCGGTACAGGTGAATGTCCCCGTCCGGATAGGGGACGAGATAATCCGCCCCGGCGACATTGTGGTGGCGGAGGAGAACGGGGTCGGTGTCATACCGCCCCCGCTGGCCGGGGAAGTGGTGGCGGAGACAAGGCGGCTTCTCGCCAAAGAGGGCGTGATTCGCGACAAAATCAATAACGGAGCCGGTCTCGCCGAGCTGCTCGCCGAATTCGGGCACCTCTGA
- a CDS encoding aminotransferase-like domain-containing protein — translation MTADLGNRPWDEVFARHVAGDTGDEITAILNQSGGSGAIALSGGFPHPDTFPLRALEESFSRVVVSPAALQYGPTAGLPGLRDWLAGWLGTHEGHRPGDDELIVTSGGMEGLGLIIKCLLDPGDRVVVEGPTFFGALVGFQRALVRTEAVPVDADGLDVSALERLLSGSPGPAPKLLYIIPDYQNPTGLRLSVERRHALVALARRYGMLIVEDVAYREMGFDGQRRPSLWSLAPDVVAQLGTFSKTFTPGTRMGWIAAPSRLVAQLVRAKQNTDQCTSALAQLLLEDYGRSGRFDQGIAASRAFYRGRRDLMMEALATHLPAGTGFTRPDGGFFSWITAPEGVDTMALQKQALDHGVTYVPGRAFYPDFRGGNALRLAFSRVPDDDIFEGVRRLARALADAAGPGGAR, via the coding sequence ATGACCGCTGACCTCGGCAACCGGCCCTGGGACGAGGTGTTCGCCCGGCACGTGGCCGGGGACACCGGAGACGAGATCACGGCGATACTCAACCAGTCGGGCGGCAGCGGGGCCATCGCGCTGTCCGGCGGCTTCCCGCACCCCGACACCTTCCCGCTGCGGGCCCTTGAGGAGAGCTTCTCGCGCGTCGTGGTCTCCCCGGCCGCGCTCCAGTACGGGCCCACGGCCGGCCTGCCCGGGCTCCGGGACTGGTTGGCCGGCTGGCTGGGCACCCACGAGGGCCACCGGCCGGGGGACGACGAACTGATCGTCACCAGCGGCGGCATGGAGGGCCTGGGACTGATCATCAAGTGCCTCCTCGACCCGGGCGACCGGGTCGTGGTGGAGGGGCCGACGTTCTTCGGCGCGCTCGTGGGCTTCCAGCGGGCACTGGTACGGACCGAGGCCGTACCCGTCGACGCCGACGGCCTGGACGTGTCCGCGCTGGAGCGGCTGCTGAGCGGTTCGCCGGGCCCTGCTCCCAAGCTGCTCTACATCATCCCGGACTACCAGAACCCGACGGGCCTGCGGCTGTCCGTCGAGCGCCGGCACGCGCTGGTCGCGCTGGCGCGGCGGTACGGGATGCTGATCGTCGAGGACGTGGCCTACCGGGAGATGGGCTTCGACGGACAGCGCCGGCCGAGCCTGTGGTCGCTGGCCCCCGACGTGGTGGCCCAACTGGGCACGTTCTCCAAGACGTTCACCCCGGGCACCCGGATGGGCTGGATCGCGGCGCCGAGCCGGCTCGTGGCCCAGCTGGTGCGCGCGAAGCAGAACACCGACCAGTGCACGAGCGCGCTGGCGCAGCTCCTGCTGGAGGACTACGGGCGCTCCGGACGGTTCGACCAGGGCATCGCCGCCTCAAGGGCCTTCTACCGCGGCCGGCGCGATCTGATGATGGAGGCCCTGGCCACCCACCTTCCGGCGGGCACCGGGTTCACCCGTCCGGACGGCGGCTTCTTCAGCTGGATCACCGCGCCCGAGGGCGTGGACACCATGGCGCTGCAGAAGCAGGCGCTGGACCACGGGGTCACCTACGTACCCGGCCGCGCGTTCTACCCGGACTTCCGCGGCGGCAACGCACTGCGGCTGGCGTTCAGCCGGGTACCCGACGACGACATCTTCGAGGGCGTGCGCAGGCTCGCGCGGGCGCTGGCGGACGCGGCCGGTCCGGGGGGCGCGCGGTGA
- a CDS encoding flavin reductase family protein, which translates to MTVGSSTTTHVPDEVGPGQLRQALGRFASGVTVVTTATGTPEEADVHGMTANAFTSVSLSPPLVLVSVSAGTVTHRRIVETGRYGVSVLSGDQLPLSEHFAGGAQRPDLVRFVWRNALPLLAGALAHLACTVRQSHTAGDHVLYVGEVDGLWYGSGPPLVHFRRRLHILDDTTDGATPDDR; encoded by the coding sequence GTGACGGTAGGCAGCAGTACCACCACCCATGTCCCCGACGAGGTCGGCCCCGGACAACTGCGCCAGGCGCTCGGCCGGTTCGCGAGCGGAGTCACGGTGGTCACCACCGCGACGGGCACGCCGGAGGAGGCCGATGTGCACGGCATGACGGCCAACGCCTTCACCTCGGTGTCGCTCAGCCCGCCGCTGGTGCTCGTCTCGGTCTCCGCGGGGACCGTCACGCACCGCCGGATCGTCGAGACCGGCCGCTACGGCGTCTCCGTGCTCAGCGGGGACCAACTGCCGCTGTCCGAGCACTTCGCGGGCGGCGCCCAGCGGCCCGACCTGGTCCGTTTCGTATGGCGCAACGCGCTTCCGCTGCTGGCGGGCGCCCTGGCCCATCTGGCCTGCACCGTGCGCCAGTCGCACACCGCGGGCGACCACGTCCTGTACGTGGGCGAGGTGGACGGCCTCTGGTACGGATCGGGGCCGCCGCTCGTCCACTTCCGCAGACGGCTCCACATACTCGACGACACCACGGACGGAGCGACCCCTGATGACCGCTGA
- a CDS encoding 4-hydroxyphenylacetate 3-hydroxylase N-terminal domain-containing protein — protein MTTTTRTPQHSGTHNDVRPMTGDEYLASLRDGREVYIYGERVEDVTTHPAFRNSARSVARLYDAMHAPEAEGVLRVPTETGNGGFTHPFFKTARSADDLVASRDAIVAWQRLVYGWLGRTPDYKAAFLGTLGANADFYGEFKGNALRWYKHAQERMPYYSHALVHPPIDRDRPADESADVCVHVEKETDAGLIVSGAKVVATGSALTNANFVAHYGLPLKDKRFGLVFTVPMDAPGLKLFCRTSYELAAAVLGSPFDYPLSSRLDENDAIMVLDKVLIPWESVFMYSAEAANAFANGSGFVDRFTFHGCARLAVKLDFIAGCAMKAVEMTGTAGFRGVQAQIGEILNWRDLFWGLSDAMAKSPLPWVGDAVQPNIRYGMAYRTFMGVGYPRIKEILQQTLGSGLIYLNSHASDWRNPDIRPYLDTYLRGSNGIQAIDRVKLLKLLWDAVGTEFGGRHELYERNYGGDHEAVRFQTLWAHQASGEADALKGFVDQCLSEYDLDGWTQPDLFNPDDLSFVKGR, from the coding sequence ATGACAACGACAACGCGGACACCCCAGCACTCCGGCACCCACAACGACGTACGGCCGATGACCGGCGACGAGTATCTGGCCTCGCTGCGCGACGGCCGCGAGGTCTACATCTACGGGGAGCGCGTCGAGGACGTCACCACCCACCCCGCCTTCCGCAACAGCGCGCGGTCCGTCGCCCGGCTCTACGACGCCATGCACGCGCCGGAGGCGGAGGGCGTTCTGCGCGTGCCGACCGAGACCGGCAACGGCGGCTTCACCCACCCCTTCTTCAAGACCGCCAGGTCCGCCGACGACCTGGTCGCCTCGCGCGACGCGATCGTGGCCTGGCAGCGGCTGGTCTACGGCTGGCTGGGCCGGACCCCCGACTACAAGGCCGCGTTCCTCGGCACCCTGGGCGCGAACGCCGACTTCTACGGCGAGTTCAAGGGGAACGCGCTGCGCTGGTACAAGCACGCGCAGGAACGCATGCCGTACTACAGCCACGCCCTGGTGCACCCGCCGATCGACCGGGACCGGCCGGCCGACGAGAGCGCGGACGTGTGCGTGCACGTCGAGAAGGAGACCGACGCCGGTCTCATCGTCTCCGGCGCGAAGGTCGTCGCCACCGGCTCCGCGCTGACCAACGCCAACTTCGTGGCCCACTACGGGCTCCCGCTCAAGGACAAGCGCTTCGGCCTGGTGTTCACCGTGCCGATGGACGCCCCCGGGCTGAAGCTCTTCTGCCGCACGTCCTACGAGCTGGCCGCCGCGGTGCTGGGCAGCCCGTTCGACTACCCGCTGTCGAGCAGGCTGGACGAGAACGACGCCATCATGGTGCTGGACAAGGTGCTCATCCCCTGGGAGAGCGTCTTCATGTACAGCGCGGAGGCGGCCAACGCCTTCGCCAACGGCTCGGGCTTCGTGGACCGCTTCACCTTCCACGGGTGCGCCCGCCTCGCGGTGAAGCTCGACTTCATCGCCGGGTGCGCGATGAAGGCCGTGGAGATGACCGGCACGGCCGGCTTCCGCGGTGTGCAGGCGCAGATCGGCGAGATCCTCAACTGGCGGGACCTGTTCTGGGGCCTGTCCGACGCGATGGCCAAGTCGCCGCTGCCGTGGGTGGGCGACGCCGTGCAGCCGAACATCCGCTACGGCATGGCGTACCGCACCTTCATGGGCGTGGGCTACCCGCGGATCAAGGAGATCCTCCAGCAGACGCTGGGCAGCGGGCTGATCTACCTCAACTCGCACGCCAGCGACTGGCGGAACCCGGACATCCGCCCGTACCTCGACACGTATCTGCGCGGCTCGAACGGCATTCAGGCGATCGACCGGGTCAAGCTGCTCAAGCTGCTCTGGGACGCGGTCGGCACCGAGTTCGGCGGCCGGCACGAGCTGTACGAGCGCAACTACGGCGGCGACCACGAGGCCGTCCGCTTCCAGACGCTGTGGGCGCACCAGGCCTCCGGCGAGGCGGACGCCCTCAAGGGCTTCGTGGACCAGTGCCTGTCCGAGTACGACCTCGACGGCTGGACGCAGCCCGACCTGTTCAACCCGGACGACCTGTCCTTCGTCAAGGGCCGTTGA
- a CDS encoding FAD/NAD(P)-binding protein, whose translation MEIGVVGGGASAVCLLDALAETDAAPGGVTVFEAAAHLWRGRPYQSDLPTVRVNIPPDGMSVRFGDKGHFRRWLIERDLAFGSEADFEDPFSGMRFVPRAVFGRYLEQSALEALVRLQERGWRVRVVREGVKSATPAGRRIVLGTDGGRQFTVDRAVLCVGRGAPEDFYSLSGSPGFISDPYPLARSLDSIDPSDEVGVIGSGLTGVDVVVSLAARGHRGGIRMLSRSGVLPLVRQKASPYTLQHFTPERFRAAAAEGRVMTLDDLVDVMRAEFEAAGEDLGSVAEEIAAFQDGDPVTSLRRHLAAVGSPSRALRILQQAVPATGPDVWPLLPESEKSRLLTTHYRTVMSLCCPMPPASAATLLELVDSGQLEIVSGVRHIAPTADGRFVVHTAGGGPSYQADTLVNAVNTSAQGIPRKARPLIASLTGAGLAERHPRGGLRVERATSRLVVKGKPEPRLYALGDLAAGSLFFTFGLPSIVDRAHDIAGAVTGGPGAVTSLTDDALQSA comes from the coding sequence ATGGAGATAGGCGTTGTCGGGGGCGGAGCGTCCGCCGTCTGCCTGCTCGACGCCCTGGCCGAGACCGACGCGGCGCCGGGAGGCGTCACCGTCTTCGAAGCGGCCGCGCATCTGTGGCGCGGCCGGCCGTATCAGTCCGACTTACCCACCGTCCGGGTCAACATCCCCCCGGACGGCATGTCCGTACGGTTCGGTGACAAGGGGCACTTCCGGCGCTGGCTGATCGAACGTGATCTGGCCTTCGGCTCGGAAGCGGACTTCGAGGACCCGTTCAGCGGCATGCGCTTCGTCCCGAGGGCCGTCTTCGGGCGCTATCTGGAGCAGTCGGCCCTGGAGGCGCTGGTCCGCCTCCAGGAGCGCGGCTGGCGGGTCCGCGTGGTCCGCGAGGGGGTGAAGAGCGCGACACCGGCCGGCCGCCGGATCGTCCTCGGCACCGACGGGGGACGGCAGTTCACGGTCGACCGCGCGGTGCTGTGCGTCGGCCGCGGCGCGCCCGAGGACTTCTACTCCCTGTCCGGGTCCCCCGGATTCATCAGCGACCCCTATCCCCTGGCCCGTTCGCTCGACTCCATCGACCCCTCCGACGAGGTCGGGGTGATCGGCAGCGGTCTGACCGGGGTCGACGTCGTCGTGTCGCTCGCCGCGCGGGGCCACCGCGGGGGCATCAGGATGCTGTCGCGCAGCGGAGTGCTCCCGCTCGTGCGGCAGAAGGCGAGTCCGTACACGCTCCAGCACTTCACCCCGGAGCGGTTCCGCGCGGCCGCCGCGGAGGGCCGCGTGATGACGCTCGACGACCTGGTCGACGTCATGCGGGCGGAGTTCGAGGCGGCGGGCGAGGACCTGGGCTCGGTGGCCGAGGAGATCGCCGCGTTCCAGGACGGCGATCCGGTGACGTCCCTGCGCCGGCACCTGGCCGCCGTGGGCTCGCCCAGCCGGGCGCTGCGCATCCTCCAGCAGGCGGTCCCGGCCACCGGTCCCGATGTGTGGCCCCTGCTGCCCGAGAGCGAGAAGAGCCGTCTGCTGACCACCCACTACCGCACGGTGATGAGCCTGTGCTGCCCGATGCCGCCGGCCTCGGCCGCCACGCTGCTGGAACTGGTCGACTCGGGACAGCTGGAGATCGTCTCCGGTGTCCGGCACATCGCGCCGACCGCCGACGGCCGGTTCGTCGTCCACACCGCTGGGGGCGGCCCCTCCTACCAGGCGGACACCCTCGTCAACGCGGTGAACACCTCCGCGCAGGGCATCCCGCGCAAGGCCCGCCCCCTGATCGCGTCCCTGACCGGGGCCGGACTCGCCGAGCGCCATCCGCGCGGCGGGCTGCGGGTCGAGCGGGCCACCAGCCGGCTCGTGGTCAAGGGCAAGCCCGAGCCGAGGCTGTACGCGCTGGGCGACCTGGCGGCCGGCAGCCTCTTCTTCACCTTCGGCCTGCCCTCGATCGTGGACCGCGCCCATGACATCGCCGGTGCCGTCACCGGCGGGCCCGGCGCCGTCACCTCCCTGACCGACGACGCCCTGCAAAGCGCCTGA
- a CDS encoding aldehyde dehydrogenase: protein MTAGIDPAVGIRHVRHLIGGRAVDSADAETFETRNPHDNSVIGTVARGTALDGERAVAVARKAFDEGPWPRMTPKERWKILHAVADAVDAHRDELAELETLDSGKIIRQARHGEVPRVAHNLRFFADYAAMAANEAYPDGPVLSYTLYPPAGVVSAISPWNAPLMLATWKIAPALAFGNTVVLKPAPQTPLTASRFGELALAAGLPEGVLNVVHGFGGDEVAGPLTSDPRVDRITFTGSSATGARVMAAASAHLTPVSAEMGGKSATLVFDDADLDVAVPEAIRAIFAGNGQVCLAGSRLFVQRGILPEFLERFVEETKKLVVGDPRNDETFMGPLIEQRHLEKVHGYVELARQEGGTVITGGSRLVDGDLADGFYYPPTVITGLTNESRTAQEEIFGPVETVIPFDTEEEALRLANSSPYGLAGILFTTDLDRAHRLAPLWRAGTLWINCFFERDLRLPFGGQGISGIGREGGQFSRDFFTEPRAVMIRVR from the coding sequence ATGACGGCCGGCATCGACCCGGCGGTCGGCATCCGGCACGTCCGCCATCTCATCGGGGGCAGGGCGGTCGACTCGGCGGACGCCGAGACGTTCGAGACGAGGAATCCGCACGACAACTCGGTGATCGGAACGGTGGCCCGGGGCACCGCGCTGGACGGCGAACGGGCCGTCGCGGTGGCGCGAAAGGCGTTCGACGAGGGCCCCTGGCCGAGGATGACACCGAAGGAACGGTGGAAGATCCTGCATGCCGTGGCCGACGCCGTGGACGCCCACCGGGACGAGCTGGCCGAGCTGGAGACGCTGGACAGCGGCAAGATCATCCGTCAGGCACGGCACGGCGAGGTGCCCCGGGTCGCCCACAACCTCAGGTTCTTCGCCGACTACGCGGCGATGGCCGCCAACGAGGCGTACCCGGACGGGCCGGTGCTCTCGTACACCCTGTACCCGCCCGCGGGCGTGGTCAGCGCGATCAGCCCGTGGAACGCGCCCCTGATGCTGGCCACCTGGAAGATCGCGCCGGCGCTGGCGTTCGGCAACACCGTGGTGCTCAAGCCCGCACCGCAGACACCGCTGACCGCGTCGCGCTTCGGTGAGCTGGCGCTGGCCGCGGGGCTGCCGGAAGGCGTGCTGAACGTCGTGCACGGCTTCGGCGGCGACGAGGTCGCGGGCCCGCTGACCTCCGATCCCCGGGTGGACCGCATCACCTTCACCGGCTCCAGCGCCACGGGGGCCAGGGTCATGGCGGCCGCGTCCGCCCATCTGACCCCGGTCTCGGCCGAGATGGGCGGGAAGTCGGCCACCCTCGTCTTCGACGACGCCGATCTGGACGTCGCCGTGCCCGAGGCGATCCGCGCGATCTTCGCGGGGAACGGGCAGGTCTGTCTGGCCGGTTCCCGGCTCTTCGTACAGCGCGGCATCCTCCCCGAGTTTCTGGAGAGATTCGTCGAGGAAACGAAAAAACTCGTCGTCGGCGACCCCAGGAACGACGAAACCTTCATGGGACCGCTGATCGAACAGCGGCATCTGGAAAAGGTGCACGGTTATGTCGAACTCGCCCGACAAGAGGGCGGAACGGTCATCACCGGAGGGTCGCGGCTGGTGGACGGCGATCTGGCCGACGGTTTCTACTACCCGCCGACGGTGATCACCGGACTGACCAATGAATCACGTACCGCGCAGGAGGAGATTTTCGGCCCGGTGGAGACGGTGATTCCGTTCGACACCGAGGAGGAGGCCCTGCGTCTGGCGAATTCCAGCCCTTACGGACTGGCCGGGATTCTGTTCACCACCGATCTCGACCGCGCCCATCGGCTGGCGCCGCTCTGGCGGGCCGGCACGCTGTGGATCAATTGCTTCTTCGAGCGCGATCTCCGGCTGCCCTTCGGCGGTCAGGGAATCAGCGGTATCGGGCGCGAAGGCGGGCAGTTCTCGCGTGATTTCTTCACCGAACCCCGGGCCGTGATGATCCGTGTCCGTTGA